One Natranaerovirga hydrolytica genomic region harbors:
- a CDS encoding acyltransferase — protein MKCFIHESSYIDEDVTIGEDTKIWYFSHVQTGSRIGNGCSIGQNVNIGNNVKIGNGVKIQNNVSIYEGVELEDYVFCGPSMVFTNDLTPRSKYPKGTKAYKNTQVKYGASIGANATIICGNTIGQWAMIGSGAVVTKDVPDYALMAGVPAKQIGWVCQCGSPLKDKLKCKVCGKTYSLENQVLTINQP, from the coding sequence GTGAAGTGTTTCATTCATGAAAGCAGTTATATAGATGAGGATGTTACTATTGGAGAAGATACAAAAATTTGGTATTTTAGTCACGTTCAGACAGGGTCTAGAATAGGCAACGGTTGTTCAATTGGACAAAATGTTAATATCGGTAACAATGTAAAAATAGGAAATGGGGTTAAAATTCAAAACAATGTATCCATATATGAAGGTGTAGAGTTAGAGGACTATGTATTCTGCGGCCCTTCGATGGTATTTACAAATGATCTAACGCCTAGAAGTAAATACCCAAAAGGCACAAAAGCCTACAAAAATACACAGGTTAAATATGGTGCTTCAATAGGAGCAAATGCAACAATTATTTGTGGAAATACAATTGGTCAATGGGCAATGATAGGCTCTGGCGCTGTTGTGACGAAAGATGTACCGGACTATGCATTGATGGCAGGTGTACCTGCTAAGCAAATAGGTTGGGTCTGTCAATGTGGAAGCCCATTAAAAGATAAACTAAAGTGTAAAGTGTGTGGAAAAACCTATTCTTTAGAAAACCAAGTATTAACAATAAA